In Crinalium epipsammum PCC 9333, the following are encoded in one genomic region:
- the pstC gene encoding phosphate ABC transporter permease subunit PstC, translating to MTETPIQASRPVRLSPKVIRSLRERAIEFVLFLAASSSVATTIAILYILVSESLSFFGQVPLSKFLTDTEWSPLFEDPRYGIMPLITATLVTTGVALFVAIPLGTIAAIYLSEFAPSRLREIIKPVLELLAGIPTVVYGYFALLFVTPLLQQVFPDLSGFNMLSPGMVIGIMIIPFISSISEDAMRAVPLYLREGSYAMGATRLQTALKIVFPAAISGIISAYILGISRAVGETMIVAIAAGLQPNLTWNPMEPAATITAYIVQVSLGDLPHGTLEYQTIFAAGLTLTLITLSFNIIGYFLSKRYREIY from the coding sequence ATGACTGAAACACCAATACAAGCATCAAGACCAGTACGGCTATCGCCAAAAGTAATTCGTTCTTTGCGGGAACGAGCGATTGAATTTGTATTATTTCTTGCTGCATCTTCTTCGGTGGCAACGACTATCGCAATTCTGTATATTTTAGTTTCAGAATCTCTGAGCTTTTTTGGGCAAGTTCCATTATCAAAATTCCTAACTGATACAGAATGGAGTCCTTTATTTGAAGACCCCCGTTATGGAATTATGCCATTAATAACAGCCACTTTGGTAACTACAGGCGTGGCTTTGTTTGTAGCAATACCATTGGGTACAATTGCCGCAATTTATCTCAGCGAATTTGCTCCATCTCGTTTACGCGAAATAATTAAGCCTGTTTTGGAATTACTAGCAGGTATTCCGACAGTAGTTTATGGATACTTTGCACTATTATTCGTCACGCCACTATTGCAACAAGTTTTTCCTGATTTGTCGGGATTTAATATGTTAAGTCCTGGGATGGTCATTGGGATTATGATTATTCCTTTTATTAGTTCTATTAGTGAAGATGCTATGAGGGCAGTGCCACTTTATTTGCGGGAAGGCTCTTACGCAATGGGAGCAACAAGGCTACAAACTGCTTTGAAAATTGTATTTCCTGCTGCTATTTCGGGAATTATTTCCGCTTATATTCTCGGAATTTCTCGTGCAGTTGGTGAAACAATGATTGTTGCCATTGCCGCCGGATTACAACCAAATTTAACTTGGAATCCGATGGAACCTGCTGCTACTATTACGGCTTACATTGTGCAAGTAAGTCTGGGTGATTTACCTCACGGCACTTTAGAGTATCAAACAATTTTTGCAGCTGGATTAACCTTGACATTAATCACTTTGTCGTTCAATATTATTGGATATTTTTTGAGTAAGCGCTATCGAGAAATTTACTAA
- a CDS encoding PstS family phosphate ABC transporter substrate-binding protein produces the protein MAFMLKRVSLLSAIALVASTLGLPISPVQSITPGTVQIDGSSTVYPITEAVAEEFQKKGGGRATVGISGTGGGFKKFCRNEIDIADASRPILAKEMAACRAAGVQYIELPIAYDALTVVVNRQSPVNNLTTAELKKMWEPGAQGKVSRWNQVRAGLPNAPLRLYGAGPDSGTFDYFTEAIVGKPKSSRRDYTPSEDDNVLVQGVARDKNALGYFGYAYYRANTNRLKAVSINGVLPSAQTVRSGKYQPLSRPIFIYVNAKSLQRPEVKKFAEYYMNNASRLSAAVGYVALPANGYAIAKQHLQKRKVGTVFAGDAPVGLRIEALLQREAKF, from the coding sequence ATGGCATTTATGCTTAAACGGGTATCATTATTAAGTGCGATCGCTCTGGTAGCTAGCACATTAGGTCTGCCAATATCTCCAGTTCAGTCTATAACTCCAGGTACCGTTCAAATTGATGGTTCCAGTACCGTTTATCCGATTACTGAAGCAGTTGCAGAAGAGTTTCAGAAAAAAGGTGGGGGGAGAGCTACAGTGGGTATTTCTGGAACTGGAGGCGGTTTCAAAAAGTTTTGTCGTAATGAAATAGATATTGCGGATGCTTCACGACCAATTCTTGCTAAAGAAATGGCGGCTTGTCGAGCGGCTGGTGTTCAATATATTGAATTACCCATAGCTTATGATGCACTGACAGTTGTTGTGAACCGTCAAAGTCCGGTAAATAATCTGACAACGGCTGAACTGAAGAAAATGTGGGAACCTGGGGCGCAAGGTAAAGTTTCCAGATGGAATCAAGTACGTGCAGGATTGCCCAATGCGCCTTTAAGATTATATGGCGCTGGACCCGATTCTGGTACTTTTGACTATTTCACCGAAGCCATTGTTGGTAAACCTAAATCAAGTCGGCGTGATTATACTCCCAGTGAAGACGACAACGTTTTAGTACAGGGTGTTGCTAGAGATAAGAATGCTTTAGGTTACTTTGGTTATGCCTATTACCGTGCTAATACCAACAGACTTAAAGCCGTTTCAATTAATGGTGTGCTACCTTCTGCTCAAACTGTAAGAAGTGGTAAGTATCAACCTTTATCCCGACCAATCTTTATTTATGTAAATGCTAAATCTCTTCAACGACCAGAAGTTAAGAAGTTTGCAGAATATTACATGAACAATGCTAGTCGGTTATCAGCAGCAGTAGGATATGTAGCATTACCTGCGAATGGTTATGCTATAGCAAAACAACATTTGCAAAAGCGCAAAGTTGGTACAGTATTTGCTGGTGATGCGCCCGTAGGTTTAAGAATTGAGGCATTGCTACAGCGCGAAGCAAAATTCTAA
- a CDS encoding prohibitin family protein produces MDFIVSLITALIAVLVYSNRLGMTTDRNRSSLSAIALLIAVIGILYSISKALIVIPTGNIGVVDSFGKVAQNYLAPGVHLVNPFAKVIQFSTRLKDVKENVDTTSQEGLTLNLDVSLQYKLDPQKAVELYQKIGTSETDILSSRFRSTIRQITATYPANAIYSSKRQEVAKQLDQQLTQQLTSLGFIVEETLLRNVVLPETVQAAIQQKLKAEQESQQMAFVLQKERQEAERKRIEAKGLSDYQKIVSQGLNAQILRLKMIEANEKLAQSPNSKIVILGGGEQGLPMILQPDATPTKR; encoded by the coding sequence ATGGATTTTATTGTTTCTCTAATTACTGCCCTAATTGCAGTTCTGGTATATTCTAACCGTCTAGGGATGACCACCGATCGCAATCGTTCTTCATTAAGTGCGATCGCTTTATTGATAGCAGTAATTGGTATACTTTACTCGATCTCCAAAGCACTAATCGTTATTCCTACTGGCAATATTGGCGTTGTCGATTCTTTTGGTAAAGTAGCCCAAAATTACCTTGCTCCTGGTGTCCACTTAGTTAATCCATTTGCGAAGGTAATACAATTTTCAACTCGCCTAAAAGATGTCAAAGAAAATGTAGATACAACGTCTCAAGAAGGCTTAACACTTAATCTTGATGTGAGTCTTCAGTACAAACTCGACCCGCAAAAAGCCGTAGAACTTTATCAAAAAATTGGTACTAGCGAGACAGATATTCTCAGTTCTAGATTTCGCTCCACTATTCGTCAAATCACTGCCACCTACCCAGCTAACGCTATTTATTCCAGCAAACGTCAGGAGGTTGCCAAACAACTCGATCAACAACTTACTCAACAATTAACATCTTTAGGTTTCATTGTAGAAGAAACTTTATTGAGGAATGTAGTTTTACCAGAGACAGTCCAAGCCGCCATTCAGCAAAAGCTGAAAGCAGAGCAAGAATCTCAGCAAATGGCTTTTGTGTTGCAAAAAGAGCGTCAAGAAGCAGAACGTAAGAGAATTGAAGCTAAAGGTTTATCAGATTACCAAAAGATTGTTTCCCAAGGTCTTAATGCTCAAATTCTTAGATTGAAGATGATTGAAGCAAATGAAAAACTAGCTCAATCGCCTAACTCTAAAATTGTCATTCTTGGAGGTGGTGAGCAAGGATTACCGATGATTTTACAACCAGATGCAACACCCACTAAAAGATAA
- the ctpC gene encoding carboxyl-terminal processing protease CtpC, producing MVITKRGLVLGATALVLTTVGVTGAGIHLSQGQALFRESPKEIVDEVWQIIDRQYVDGTFNQVDWRAVRKKYLSRSYSSKEDAYKAIREMIKPLDDPYTRFMDPKQFKDMQIDTSGQLIGVGIQLAQDEKTKKLVVIAPIEDTPASKAGILAKDIILRIDAKSTEGMDVNQAVQLIRGQEGTPIRLTILRGDKQLVFPLTRAKVEVHPVRSSIQKDSQLGSVGYIRLNQFSANAPSEMRNAIKNLERQRVAGYILDLRSNPGGLLYGSIEIAKMWLGEGAIVSTVDRNGESDRQVANRTAVTNKPVVVLVDGGSASASEILSGALQDNKRALLVGTKTFGKGLVQSVRPLGDGSALAVTIAKYFTPSGRDINKLGIKPDVVVELTEEQKKALSADRTQVGTVNDPQYAKALQVLKQEIAKTGNSAASTTAK from the coding sequence ATGGTAATCACAAAACGTGGGCTAGTTCTCGGTGCAACAGCATTAGTGCTAACAACAGTTGGCGTTACTGGTGCTGGTATTCATTTGTCACAAGGTCAAGCTTTATTTCGCGAAAGCCCTAAAGAAATCGTTGATGAAGTATGGCAGATTATTGACCGCCAATATGTCGATGGCACTTTTAACCAAGTAGATTGGCGAGCAGTACGCAAAAAGTATCTGAGCCGGAGTTATAGCAGTAAGGAAGATGCTTACAAAGCAATTAGGGAAATGATCAAGCCCCTGGATGACCCCTATACCAGGTTCATGGACCCGAAACAGTTCAAGGATATGCAAATTGACACATCGGGGCAATTAATCGGTGTGGGTATTCAATTGGCTCAAGATGAGAAGACGAAAAAGTTAGTAGTAATTGCTCCTATTGAAGATACACCAGCTTCTAAGGCGGGGATTTTAGCTAAGGACATTATCCTCAGAATTGATGCTAAAAGTACCGAAGGTATGGATGTGAATCAGGCAGTACAACTGATTCGCGGTCAAGAGGGAACGCCAATTAGGTTGACTATCCTCAGAGGAGATAAACAATTAGTTTTTCCTCTCACACGGGCAAAAGTTGAGGTTCATCCAGTACGCTCTAGCATTCAAAAAGATTCACAGTTGGGATCTGTTGGTTATATTCGGTTAAACCAATTTAGTGCTAACGCGCCATCTGAGATGCGTAATGCTATTAAAAATTTAGAAAGGCAAAGAGTTGCTGGCTATATTTTAGACTTGCGCTCTAACCCAGGAGGATTACTCTACGGCAGTATTGAAATTGCCAAAATGTGGTTGGGAGAGGGAGCGATTGTTTCGACAGTTGACCGAAATGGTGAAAGCGATCGCCAAGTAGCTAATCGTACTGCTGTGACAAATAAACCTGTGGTGGTTTTGGTAGATGGTGGTTCAGCTAGTGCTAGTGAAATTCTTTCTGGGGCGCTGCAAGATAATAAACGTGCTTTATTAGTTGGTACAAAAACGTTTGGTAAAGGTTTAGTACAATCAGTCAGACCACTAGGAGATGGGTCAGCATTGGCTGTAACAATTGCTAAGTACTTTACACCTAGCGGACGCGATATTAACAAGCTAGGAATTAAGCCAGATGTGGTAGTTGAACTTACAGAGGAGCAAAAGAAAGCTTTAAGTGCCGATCGCACCCAAGTTGGCACAGTAAATGATCCACAATATGCTAAAGCACTACAAGTGCTGAAGCAAGAGATAGCTAAAACAGGAAACAGTGCCGCTTCTACTACAGCAAAGTAG
- the ispG gene encoding (E)-4-hydroxy-3-methylbut-2-enyl-diphosphate synthase, whose protein sequence is MQTLPNPTTSQAASNLLSTDTTIQRRKTRPVKVGNITIGGGYPVVVQSMINEDTLDIDGSVAGIRRLHEIGCEIVRVTVPSLAHAKALAEIKQKLIATYQPVPLVADVHHNGMKIALEVAKHVDKVRINPGLYVFEKPKADRTEYAQAEFDEIGEKIRETLEPLVVSLRDQGKAMRIGVNHGSLAERMLFSYGDTPEGMVESALEFIRICESLDFRNLIISMKASRVPVMLAAYRLMAQRMDECGMDYPLHLGVTEAGDGEYGRIKSTAGIGTLLAEGIGDTIRVSLTEAPEKEIPVCYSILQALGLRKTMVEYVACPSCGRTLFNLEEVLHQVREATKHLTGLDIAVMGCIVNGPGEMADADYGYVGKQPGFISLYRGREEIKKVPESQGVEELINLIKGDGRWVEPEES, encoded by the coding sequence ATGCAAACACTGCCAAATCCAACAACTTCCCAAGCCGCTTCTAATCTATTATCCACTGATACTACTATCCAAAGGCGCAAAACCCGCCCAGTAAAAGTGGGTAATATTACAATTGGCGGCGGCTACCCTGTGGTAGTGCAGTCAATGATTAATGAAGACACCTTAGATATAGATGGCTCAGTAGCAGGAATTCGCCGCTTGCATGAAATTGGCTGCGAAATTGTGCGTGTTACAGTTCCGAGTCTCGCCCACGCTAAAGCGTTAGCAGAAATTAAGCAAAAATTAATTGCTACTTACCAACCTGTACCCCTCGTTGCTGATGTCCATCACAACGGAATGAAAATAGCCTTGGAAGTTGCCAAGCACGTCGATAAAGTGCGGATTAATCCAGGCTTGTATGTATTTGAAAAGCCGAAAGCAGATAGAACTGAATACGCCCAAGCAGAATTTGATGAAATTGGCGAAAAAATTCGCGAAACTTTAGAACCATTAGTTGTTTCCTTACGCGATCAAGGCAAAGCCATGCGGATCGGCGTTAATCATGGTTCTTTGGCGGAACGGATGCTATTTAGTTACGGCGATACCCCTGAAGGGATGGTGGAATCGGCATTAGAATTTATTCGTATTTGTGAATCTCTAGATTTCCGCAACTTAATAATTTCTATGAAAGCCTCGCGTGTGCCTGTGATGCTTGCGGCATATCGTTTAATGGCACAGCGTATGGATGAGTGCGGGATGGATTATCCCTTGCATTTAGGTGTCACTGAAGCAGGTGATGGTGAATATGGACGGATTAAGTCTACTGCTGGAATTGGCACATTGTTAGCTGAAGGCATTGGCGATACTATCCGAGTATCACTTACTGAAGCCCCAGAAAAAGAAATTCCTGTTTGCTACAGTATTCTGCAAGCATTAGGATTACGCAAGACAATGGTGGAGTATGTCGCGTGTCCTTCTTGCGGTCGTACTTTGTTTAATTTAGAAGAAGTGCTGCATCAAGTGCGAGAAGCAACTAAGCACCTGACTGGTTTAGATATTGCGGTGATGGGTTGTATTGTCAATGGCCCTGGTGAAATGGCGGATGCTGACTATGGCTATGTAGGTAAACAACCTGGTTTCATTTCTTTATATCGTGGTAGGGAAGAAATCAAAAAAGTGCCAGAGTCTCAAGGCGTGGAAGAGTTAATTAATTTAATTAAAGGTGATGGTCGCTGGGTTGAGCCTGAAGAAAGTTAA
- a CDS encoding HAD family hydrolase — translation MTLKAVLFDFNGVIINDEKIHEQLIEQIVIAENLRPQPGDFRKFCLGKSDRACLSDLLKDRGRFATEDYLTKLIKQKTHLYQRHLETLEKLPIYPGLEDLIFKLRVAKLPMGVVTGATRSEVELVLNQVNLAQYFDVLVTGDELIASKPDGYLLAVQRLNQLHPDLKLQPSECLAIEDTFVGIKAAKQAGMRVVGVANSYPFHMLQRQTNWTVDYLSDLEVERVQQVYSPATAV, via the coding sequence ATGACTCTAAAAGCAGTTTTATTTGATTTTAATGGCGTTATTATTAACGACGAGAAAATTCACGAGCAGCTAATTGAGCAGATTGTGATTGCAGAAAATTTGCGCCCTCAACCAGGGGACTTTCGGAAATTCTGCTTGGGAAAAAGCGATCGCGCCTGTCTCTCAGATTTGCTCAAAGATCGTGGTCGTTTTGCCACTGAAGATTACTTAACTAAATTAATTAAGCAAAAAACGCACTTATACCAGCGCCACTTGGAAACATTAGAAAAATTACCGATTTATCCTGGTTTGGAAGACTTAATTTTTAAATTGCGTGTAGCAAAGCTACCGATGGGTGTCGTTACTGGCGCAACAAGATCTGAAGTGGAACTGGTGTTAAATCAAGTTAATCTAGCACAGTATTTTGATGTCCTAGTAACTGGTGATGAGTTAATAGCTAGTAAACCCGATGGCTATCTCTTGGCTGTACAACGATTAAATCAACTACATCCTGATCTAAAGCTTCAACCATCGGAGTGTCTAGCAATTGAAGATACCTTTGTAGGAATTAAAGCCGCCAAGCAAGCAGGTATGCGAGTGGTGGGGGTAGCAAATAGTTACCCTTTTCATATGCTTCAGCGTCAAACCAACTGGACAGTAGATTATTTATCTGACTTAGAGGTAGAACGAGTGCAGCAAGTCTATTCACCAGCAACAGCCGTCTGA
- the ltrA gene encoding group II intron reverse transcriptase/maturase, which yields MSNTQSQQLMVEWSKVNWRKLEIRVQKLQKRIFKASSRGDIAAVRRLQKTLMKSWSGKMLAVRRVTQDNQGKKTAGVDGVKSLTPVQRLALVRKLALKGKSKPTRRVWIDKPGTTEKRPLGIPTMYDRALQALVKLALEPEWEARFEPNSYGFRPGRSCHDAIGAIFVTINQKAKYVLDADIAKCFDRINHRELLKKLNTFPTLKRQIGAWLKSGVMDGKQMFPTSEGTPQGGVISPLLANIALHGMEERIKQFAETLPSRSGFGKRDKRKSLSLIRYADDFVILHEDITVVKRCKEIISEWLMGMGLELKPSKTRLAHTLIEYEGQDAGFNFLGFNIRQYPAGKYNTGCNTVGKPLGFKTLIKPSKEKIKIHYDRITEVIEQHKTATQAALIAHLNPIIKGWANYYRTVSSKETFSKLGSLVYRKLRSWAKRRHPNKSGGWVADKYWQTIGEDKWVFATRQEGKNPMWLLKHNATEIVRHVKVQSEASPYDGNLVYWSTRMGNNPEVPKTVATLLKKQKGKCAHCKLNFTEESVMEVDHIVPKSKGGKNEYKNMQLLHRHCHDEKTASDGSLGTKSGCNSAKPKPIKRVIRGTHDHWSLITEEPCEVKVSSTVLKTSGSREEIA from the coding sequence ATGTCTAATACACAGTCTCAACAACTGATGGTGGAATGGAGCAAGGTTAACTGGCGCAAGCTGGAAATCCGTGTTCAAAAGCTACAAAAGCGAATATTCAAAGCCTCTAGTCGTGGTGATATAGCAGCAGTTCGCAGACTCCAGAAGACATTGATGAAGTCATGGTCAGGGAAGATGCTTGCAGTGCGTCGCGTGACACAAGACAACCAGGGCAAAAAGACGGCTGGGGTAGACGGGGTAAAATCCTTAACTCCCGTACAAAGGCTGGCACTGGTGAGAAAACTTGCACTAAAGGGGAAGTCCAAACCCACTAGACGGGTATGGATAGATAAACCAGGGACAACCGAAAAACGTCCTTTGGGAATTCCCACGATGTACGACAGGGCGCTTCAGGCGTTAGTCAAACTAGCACTTGAACCGGAGTGGGAAGCACGATTTGAACCCAACTCCTACGGATTCCGACCAGGACGCTCATGCCATGATGCAATCGGGGCAATTTTCGTGACAATTAATCAGAAAGCCAAATACGTGCTTGATGCCGATATTGCCAAATGCTTCGACAGAATCAACCACAGGGAACTTCTTAAAAAGTTAAACACATTCCCAACCCTAAAACGCCAGATAGGAGCATGGCTTAAATCGGGAGTGATGGATGGCAAGCAGATGTTCCCCACATCCGAGGGTACGCCACAGGGCGGGGTCATTTCTCCGCTATTAGCGAATATTGCCCTTCACGGAATGGAAGAACGGATTAAGCAGTTTGCAGAAACACTTCCGTCAAGAAGTGGATTTGGAAAAAGGGATAAAAGAAAATCCCTAAGTTTAATCCGATACGCCGATGACTTCGTGATACTGCATGAAGACATAACCGTTGTTAAAAGATGTAAAGAGATTATCTCTGAGTGGTTAATGGGCATGGGTCTCGAATTGAAACCAAGTAAAACGCGCCTTGCCCATACTCTGATTGAATATGAGGGGCAAGACGCAGGGTTTAATTTCCTGGGGTTTAACATCAGGCAGTACCCAGCAGGTAAATATAACACGGGTTGTAATACCGTAGGGAAACCACTTGGATTTAAAACACTCATCAAACCCAGCAAAGAGAAGATAAAGATACACTATGACCGCATTACAGAAGTAATAGAACAACATAAAACAGCCACACAAGCTGCGTTGATAGCCCATTTGAACCCAATTATTAAAGGGTGGGCTAATTATTACCGAACAGTTAGTAGCAAAGAGACATTCTCGAAGCTTGGAAGTTTAGTGTACAGGAAGTTAAGAAGCTGGGCAAAACGCCGCCACCCTAACAAATCAGGGGGATGGGTAGCTGATAAATATTGGCAAACCATAGGCGAAGATAAATGGGTATTCGCAACCAGACAAGAAGGGAAAAACCCTATGTGGTTACTAAAACATAACGCCACTGAAATAGTGCGTCATGTAAAAGTTCAAAGCGAAGCCAGTCCTTATGATGGCAACCTAGTTTACTGGAGTACAAGAATGGGCAATAACCCAGAAGTGCCTAAGACGGTGGCAACGCTGTTAAAGAAACAGAAAGGGAAATGCGCCCACTGCAAATTGAATTTCACAGAAGAATCGGTGATGGAAGTTGACCATATCGTTCCTAAATCGAAAGGTGGAAAGAATGAGTATAAAAATATGCAATTACTTCACCGTCATTGCCACGATGAAAAGACTGCTAGTGATGGTAGTCTCGGTACAAAATCTGGCTGCAATAGTGCCAAACCTAAGCCCATAAAACGGGTAATCAGAGGTACTCATGACCATTGGAGCCTTATTACTGAGGAGCCGTGTGAGGTGAAAGTCTCAAGCACGGTTTTGAAGACGAGCGGTTCCCGTGAGGAAATCGCTTAG
- a CDS encoding PHP domain-containing protein: MLELHCHTTYSDGTLTPQQLVAAAVDKGVRALAITDHDTISGWDEAISAAQPHNIEIVPGIELSTVHNDRSLHILGFYPNPELLDTPLRERIEGRFRRARMMVEKLAALGYPVELPTLGEGMAPGRPHIARALVNAGYVKSSQEAFERWLGDDRPAYVDYEKFSIVEGIDLLRSCGAVPVWAHPYLFKGGKVEDVLKEMVDAGLMGVEVYHPTHTRSHIENLERLCAEYGLLMTGGSDYHGPSPSGVEGTTLNMLHLSIDLLQPIKQLAKKM; the protein is encoded by the coding sequence ATGCTAGAACTCCATTGCCATACAACTTATTCAGACGGTACTCTCACACCACAACAACTGGTTGCTGCGGCTGTTGATAAAGGAGTACGCGCTCTTGCTATTACTGACCACGATACTATTTCTGGGTGGGATGAAGCGATCTCAGCCGCTCAACCACACAATATAGAAATTGTCCCTGGAATTGAATTAAGTACTGTCCACAACGATCGCTCTTTACATATTCTCGGCTTTTATCCTAATCCTGAATTACTTGATACTCCTCTACGTGAACGGATAGAAGGACGTTTTCGCCGCGCTAGGATGATGGTAGAAAAATTAGCGGCGCTGGGGTATCCGGTTGAGTTACCAACCTTGGGTGAAGGCATGGCTCCAGGTCGTCCGCATATTGCTAGAGCATTAGTAAATGCAGGTTATGTAAAATCATCTCAGGAAGCTTTTGAGCGTTGGTTGGGTGATGATCGACCTGCTTATGTAGATTACGAGAAGTTTTCTATTGTTGAAGGAATTGATTTGTTACGCAGTTGTGGTGCAGTCCCAGTTTGGGCGCATCCTTATCTATTTAAGGGTGGGAAGGTTGAGGATGTCCTCAAAGAGATGGTGGATGCAGGGTTAATGGGAGTTGAAGTTTATCATCCTACTCATACGCGATCGCATATTGAGAATTTAGAACGTTTATGTGCTGAGTATGGGTTATTGATGACTGGTGGTAGTGACTATCATGGTCCTTCGCCTAGCGGTGTTGAAGGAACTACTCTTAATATGTTGCATTTGTCAATAGATTTACTTCAACCAATTAAGCAATTGGCAAAGAAGATGTGA
- a CDS encoding rhomboid family intramembrane serine protease — protein MVPLRDDNPIQITPYVTYGLIAANILIFLYELTLNPQLLNGFFHIWAVVPRELTASFNGVPSTQSVPEWLTLVTSQFLHGGFLHVAGNLLFLWIFGNNIEDRLGHIKYLIFYIACGVLAALTQWYFSAGSSIPSLGASGAIAGVMGAYVLKFPKAKVLTLLPLGFFITTVRVPAFFFLGFWFLQQAFYGAASLDAPANIGMESGGIAYWAHAGGFVFGAILGPLLGLFSSDSESQVL, from the coding sequence GTGGTTCCATTACGCGACGATAATCCGATTCAAATTACTCCTTATGTAACTTATGGGCTAATTGCTGCCAATATTCTCATTTTTCTGTATGAGCTAACTTTAAATCCCCAACTACTCAACGGTTTTTTCCATATCTGGGCGGTAGTTCCTCGTGAGTTAACCGCTAGTTTTAATGGCGTACCAAGCACTCAATCAGTACCAGAATGGCTGACGTTAGTAACATCACAGTTCTTGCATGGTGGTTTTTTGCACGTTGCGGGAAATTTGTTATTTTTATGGATTTTTGGCAATAATATTGAAGATCGGCTAGGTCATATCAAATACTTGATTTTTTACATTGCTTGTGGTGTATTGGCAGCTTTAACACAGTGGTATTTTTCTGCTGGATCTAGTATTCCTTCTTTGGGAGCAAGTGGTGCGATCGCAGGTGTTATGGGTGCATACGTTCTTAAATTTCCCAAAGCCAAAGTTTTGACATTACTACCACTAGGTTTTTTCATAACAACAGTCAGAGTTCCGGCGTTTTTCTTCCTGGGTTTTTGGTTTTTACAGCAAGCATTCTATGGTGCAGCCAGCTTAGACGCGCCTGCTAACATTGGCATGGAAAGTGGTGGAATCGCTTACTGGGCGCACGCAGGTGGCTTCGTATTCGGCGCAATTCTCGGTCCACTCTTAGGATTATTTTCCTCAGACTCAGAATCTCAGGTTTTATAG
- the petJ gene encoding cytochrome c6 PetJ, with amino-acid sequence MKKLISIALLALAIVTVAFTNPAFAEGDAASGAKIFSANCAACHAGGNNVIMANKNLKKETLEKYGMNSLEAIVKQVTKGKNAMPAFAGRLNDQQIQDVATYVLGQSEKGW; translated from the coding sequence TTGAAGAAATTGATATCTATTGCCTTGTTAGCTTTAGCTATTGTGACTGTTGCCTTCACTAATCCCGCTTTTGCTGAGGGTGACGCAGCTAGTGGTGCAAAAATCTTCAGTGCTAACTGTGCTGCTTGCCACGCGGGCGGTAACAACGTGATTATGGCTAACAAAAATTTAAAGAAAGAGACCCTTGAAAAGTACGGCATGAACTCCCTTGAGGCGATCGTCAAACAAGTTACTAAGGGTAAAAATGCTATGCCAGCTTTCGCGGGTCGTCTTAACGATCAACAGATTCAAGACGTAGCTACCTATGTTTTAGGACAATCTGAAAAAGGTTGGTAA
- the psbV gene encoding photosystem II cytochrome c-550 encodes MLKRFVWLFVATVFFAFQIVVNSAFAVELDANTRTVKLNEQGENITLNKKQVKQGKRLFSAVCAQCHAGGITKTDFNVSLSPKDLSGATPPRDNVDALVDYLHHPTTYDGETVISEVHPSTESADIFAEMRNLSEDDLVALAGHILLQPKVMGDQWGGGKAIR; translated from the coding sequence ATGCTTAAGCGATTCGTATGGCTTTTTGTGGCGACTGTATTTTTCGCCTTTCAGATAGTTGTTAACAGTGCGTTTGCGGTAGAACTTGATGCCAATACCCGCACGGTGAAATTAAATGAACAGGGTGAAAATATTACCCTGAACAAAAAACAAGTCAAACAAGGCAAACGCTTATTTAGTGCAGTCTGCGCTCAGTGCCATGCTGGAGGTATTACCAAAACCGACTTCAACGTAAGTCTTAGCCCTAAAGATTTATCTGGCGCAACGCCTCCACGGGATAACGTTGATGCCTTAGTGGATTATCTGCACCACCCAACCACTTATGATGGGGAAACTGTAATCTCAGAAGTACACCCTAGCACTGAAAGTGCCGACATTTTTGCAGAAATGAGAAATCTATCCGAAGATGACTTAGTAGCGCTTGCAGGTCATATTCTCCTACAACCAAAGGTTATGGGCGATCAATGGGGCGGCGGTAAAGCTATTCGCTAA